ATGTCGAGGGCAGGTCCTTGGCCGACGCGCCGTCTGACGCCCCCGCCCCGAGCCCAGACTCCGCGTCCCCCTCCGAcgcaccgtcgagctcttctgaTGCGTAACCGCCAAGCCCGCGCCGTCCAGAGGGTCTGCAGCGGATTCATGGCACCACCCGACGAAACAATTTTTCTTCATAATCTCTTGGAATAATGTGCACCTCATGATACATGGGTGCATGCCTGATTAGAATTTTTTTCTCCTTTATTTTGTATACGGGCCGGGTCACCCCATGTGCGCTATGCCCTTTGTGGTGACATAATTTTTACTTTCTTTCTTGAATGAGCAATGACATATGTAATATAATCAATTTATATATGCTTATCTATGTCAGCATTCCAGGACAATCTATGGATGACATTAGTTTTTTCTTAACAGATTGCCAAACAACCCTTTTGTCAAGGATTTGTTGGATTGATTAAATGTACAATGTTTCAAAATCTTAATGTGACCCATTCTCGCAGCAATGAACCACTTTCTCAAGACCTTCCTTGGGGTAGTAATATTTTTGGTACATGGAGAAACAAACAATTTATGTGTCGTTATCTCTCGTGTACCCATTCAAAAATTAAACAACAAACTTCAAAGATTTATTGTGGATCTAAACTCTTAAGTGAAAATACTTAAAAAGTTGAGACCACACTAAACTAAATTTATTTGAAACAGATATTGGTCTTGAAGTAAAATCACAGCTATGCTAATTGGCACCATAGCTTTTGGGTTGAAGCTAGAGCTATGGCTGCTTGACACCCTAAGATCTCCAACTGATATTTTTTGCAAAAAATATACAAACTTTTAAAATTTTTATACAAAGGAATGTGCAATGCCCATCACACGGTTTTGCACACAAAAAGTGTATCATGTTTTTAGAAAATACTATTGAAACTTAGCATCTATTTTTTGCTATCACATCCTCCACCTGATGTTAGTCTCCATTCTCCAACAAACCTACTCGATCTGTTTGAAATAGATCATTTTGACTTTGCTAGATACATAGGTTTTACTATGTATCTAGGTATAGTATATAtgtaggtgcatagcaaaatctgTGTAACTAGAAAATTAAAAACAACCTATAATTTGGGAAGGAGATAGTATATGAATTGATATAGAAGCACTTATTATGGCCAGATTGTTGAATTTAGCAGCAAACTTAGATTTGAATTATCTAAAATATATTTATTATAATTGGATAGGCCATATCTTTGTTTTTTAGTCGCAAATGCAAAAGGAAAAGTTGAAACAAACATATCATATTCTAATAAAAATATTAGGTTATGGCGAAAATGTAACATCACCAACTAACTATAGTTTGCAAAGGTATTGAATTTGACTGATTGGAATATATATAATTGTTGGTATTTGAACCATTTTCACTTAGTATCTTCAAGTTTACTCATGCAACTAGAAATTTTACCTTAGATCTGCAATGATATACATGCACTCACATGATCCTATATTCCAATCTAGGTTAGTGCCAGCCAGGTTCCTAGAGACGTTTCCAACTGAACGTATGGCACTAAAGTGTGGAATGACCTAAAATAGTCTCCCGTTTACGCTCAACGCGCATGGCCACTAATTATATGTGTGTTGGTGCATGCCACCATTTATAGCAGTGGTGCCTCGTCAACTATATACACATACGCCATGTCCATTGACACCTTCTCCTTCTACTATAGAAAACACACCACACCACCTTCTCCTTCTCTTCACAAAAACATACTACACCTACCTTGCAAAATTACAGATTGATCCAATAACAGAAAATATTTCAAACAATGGCACACAACCTCATCATTACAATGCTTATTCTGGTCGTTCTTGGGGTGGTGGCCACACCATTCGCTTATGCATCCAAATCTCCTACTAGCTCTCAAGCTAAGGAACCTAAAGCAGCAACCAAATCAAATAAAGCAGCGGCTGGGCCAGTTGAAGCACTCAAAGCGGCCGCCGAGGGGCCTGGAGCCGTTGATGATGAGCTTGCCGCGAGTCCCAAAGCAAGTGCTGAAGGGCCTGGAGCAGCCATGAAATGGCCAACCGAGGGCCCTCAGTTCGTCGAAATGGTAATCAAGCATCCCTTCTTCAAAACGCCACCTCCATCTTCTTCATCTTCTAGTGATGGCCTCCCCACCGACCCGACTCCGGAAGGCAGCATGTCCTAAACATTGACCAAATTTCAAGGCAAGGCCCCCAATATAGTTAACGTCTTATTATATTTACTACACCTTTATAGAATGTGCAAAAGTGTAAAGGATTACAATTTGTGCCATGATTTGTGCAGCATTTCACATGGTTAATTAGCTTCATGTCTTATTTTACTAGCAAAAAGAGGTGGCTCAATTGTTCCATTTTCTATAAAAATAGGTGCTAACACCTGCTAAGCATTGATGTGTAAACAAGAATTGATTTCTAGCACCTCATGCATCCCATGTGAAATATTGTTTCCTTTTGATAAGCACCAGCAAAGTATAAGTTGGAGATGCCCCGAGAGGAAATCCTGGATCTAACTTTGTATCGTCACTGTTTTGCATAAAAGTACGGAAGTACCTAAAGTTATGTACACACCAAAAGTATACATCATCTATTTGGGTTTGTGAACATTATGGAAACAAGAAAAATCCAGATGCAGACGCGCACGCAACCCTACCTTATAAGCACCTCCGAGAGACTGAGCCGGCTGATCCTCGAGATTGACGAAGTCACTATAGGTGCCTTGCTAACGAGAGATATATCGCCTACCACTGAAAGAATAGTGCCGGTTAAATCCCGaataaattcagaaaaatacgagCACATGTGCCGAGTCGAGAACTCGAATCCGGATAGGCAGATTCCATCGCAAGGAACTTTACTAGCTGAGCtacgctcagtttgcccattcCTTATCTATTTGTAATGTATCACTGGTAGATATGCAAGTTTTAATCATTTTGAGTCATTAAATTGATTAAAAAATTTgataaaatgaactagaataaCATTCCATGCAATTAGTTTAAAAGGAGATTACTATTTAATTAGTTGGCATAAAAATCATCCTTGTGTACCCACATCTATCCTTTTATCAACAGTGATTATAAGTTGAAATTAACCTTAATGTATACACCATATCACGATTTCATTCGACATCGAGTGGCGGGTCTTACCAAATTTAGCATTTGGTTCTCCAAGTGACTGTTGGGCCCCTAATGGTTCTCACACAAGCACCAAACGAAAAACATACCAGCTAAATTCCCACCATGCCAAATCCTCCCAGCCCAGCGATGCGCGGGGCCTCATAACGCCACATCATTTATCCGCGACGCCCGAAAAATCCTCCTACTACCTCCAGCGCCATGTTAGCGACTCGCGTCAATCTCCATCTCATTTGTCCTCTAGAAAATGGCGGAGCGCGGCCGAACCCATCTAACCCTTCCACGTCACCGATCCGTGACTCGCTTCTCTTACCAATCGCGGGCTCGCGGCCCGCCTCTCAAACTCTATAAAGCCGCACCCACACCCTGCCTTCCTCTTCACCAAGGAGATCCAAATCCCTAAGCCCCTGTTGCATTTCCTCATCTCCGCCGAGATAATCGGGAAGCCAACCCACCTGATCCTGATGGCGCCCAAGGCCGAGAAGAAGCCTGCTGAGGAGGAGCCGACGACCGAGAAGGCAGAGAAGACCCCGGCGGGGAAGAAGCCTAAGGCCGAGAAGAGACTACCGGCTGGCAAGTCCGCCGACAAGGACGGTGAGAAGAAGGGCAAGAAGAAGGTGAAGAAGAGCATGGAGACTTACAAGTTATATATCTTCAAGGTGCTGAAGCAGGTCCACCCCGACATCGCCATCTCCTCCAAGGCTATGTCCATCATGAACTCATTCATCAACGATGTTTTTGAGAAGCTGACGGCGGAGGCGGCCAAGCTTGCCCGGTACAACAAGAAGTCCACCATCACCTCCCGCGAGATCCAGACCTCGGTCTGCCTCATCCTCCCTGGCGAGCTCGCCAAGCACGCCGTCTCCGAGGGCACCAAGGCCGTCACCAAGTTTACCACCTCTTAGGCGATGCGGTTGCCTATGCCTTGTGATCGTCTCTGTCGTGTTTAGATCTGTAGTAGGTGCTGCAGCCGTGGTAGTTGCCCTGTTCTCGTCAATCTATTTCCAGTAGTTGGCCTCCTGAATGATGTAAGGAGGTTGTGCGTGTGCTTTTATGATTCCGGTATCATGTTCCTGAATGGTAATGGTTCATCATTTCATTTTCCGATTTCATTCTGATTCTACGATCTACAATTTCTACTGGTGTCTCGCTCGAGGTCGCTGCACTTCGCGTCGTGGGTTTATGGTTGTGAAATTAAGGATGAAATTTACGGAACAAAAGAGGAGAAAAATCAGCAACTCGTGACATCGCAATTTCGAAAATTTTGCTGGCTTTGCTAAAGTTCAGGTCTATCTAGAGCAATGGCATTCGTCCTCCTGTCCCCACTGATATTCGCACCCCTCGTGAATGTCGCCAAAGCTATAGCAATAAAAAACGACCATATATTCCTTTAAAAATCCTAAAAAAAAGCCCCGACCATGTCCCTCGTGAGCCGCGGCTGCCTAAACCAATTCACCATCCCAAAACGAAACCGTTAGCCCACCGCTTTCCCTTTCAAAATTTCGAATTCCGATCCCCACTCGATCGGCCACTCCGCGTCCGCACCCCGCCCggcggccgcccgcgccgcgccaccGGATGATCAAACCCTAACCAAAACCCGCTGGCCACCGCCGCAGCCATGGAGGCGCTGTTCATGCAGGCCTTCGAGCGCCGGGACGCGGCGGAGGCGCAGATGCGGCAGCAGGCGGCATCCTACTCccacaccgccgcccgcgccctccTCGCCGCGGGCCACCTGCCCCCGCCGTGGCTCCTCCCGCACCCCGCCGCGTTCGCGGCCCTCTGTCgccggggcgcgggcgcggcggaggcgcagGTGCGGCAGCAGGTGGAAGCCTACTCCCAGTCCCTCGCCCGCGCTTTCGTCGGCGCCGGCCACCTGCCCCCGGCGTGGCTCCTCCCAACCGACGTCGGCGCTGGGGACTTAGAGCTACGGGGCGGGGCCGAGGAGCAGATGCGGCAGCAGGTGGTGTCCTACTCCCAGTCCCTCGCCCGCGCTTTCGTCGGCGCCGGCCACCTGCCCCCGGCGTGGCTCCTCCCAACCGACGTCGGCGCTGGGGACTTAGAGCTACGGGGCGGGGCCGAGGAGCAGATGCGGCAGCAGGTGGTGTCCTACTCCCAGTCCCTCGCCTGCGCCCTCCTCGCTGCTGGCCACTGCTCCCCGGCGTGGCTCCTCCAGGCCCCCGCAGACGTCGCGACCGATGGTAGGTACCTCGAGTTCTCTCCCGCTGGTTGCATTCTGGTTTGCTGGGGCTCCTGCCCTTCAATTCTGTCTCAGGGCCGTGGCGCGGAGCATCTCTTTCCGTTTTAGGTTCGTCCGGATAATCATTTGATAATCGTGCCCTGTCCCATGAGTTGATACTAGATATTGCAATTGTGGATAAAATTTTAAGCgtattgggggggggggggcacaaATCATGTCGTTTGAGGGATGTAATAGTTCGGTTGTAGTTGATGCAGTGATGTGTATTTTGTACCCAGAGTAGCTTATAGTGTACCAAGCTACAGTTCATTTTTTTGTTTGGTGAAATTTTTGTGATAGAGCATTTGAAGTTGTGCGCCTTGAAATGACAATGTGATATCAGTATTTTCACCCCATGTTTCATATGGAGATGCTGAAGTTTGAATTTCTGTTCCAGCTGTGAGGCTGTCACATATTTAGTGGCTATCGAGATATTCCTCATTTATGCCTTCTCATAATAGTAGGCTGTCTGTTTCCATGTGCTGAAGCATCATAGAGTTAACAAAGACCAAATACTGCAATAAATTGAGACCAAACCTTCCTACTTAAGCTGAATTGGTCTAAACAACCAGTTGATGTTTTAGCTGAACATGATAAAATGGATGAAGTGGgagaaaatattttttttcccAAACCGGGACTTTGCCCTGATTTCATTACCATAACAGCAACGAAATTACAGAGAGAAGTGGGAGAAATTATGCACTGTGATTTTATTTGTTTCTAGTCTTGAGTACTCTATCATTATTCTTCCTCACTTTTGTGAATCTGTCCATCCATGGTTCTAGAGAACACAATCTTTCGAGGTTTTCTTTTGCAGGAAATAATGTAAATAAGCTATTGGTTGATCTTGCTAATCCAAAAGGTGTAGATCATGTGCATCATGTATTGACTGAAACCAATCAAAAGGTCAAGCAAAAAACTCTTGAAGCTGTTGGTGTCAAACCAGGTATCATGAATATTGCCAGTTCAACAAAAATTTTCCATGATTTTTTTGGTATTACATATTGAATCAGCAGGTAAAATTTCAAGCCCATCGGGGCACAAATATATCATTTGAATGATGTAGTTCGATTGCATATGATGAGGTGGTGTGTATTTTTTTATTTGAGTTTCAGTTTCTATTAAGGCTATGATGTTGAAATGCTGTATTGGTGGCTACTGATATTTCCAGTTTGTTCTCTTTCACAATAATCTGCCTATTTCTATGTGCTGAAAAATCATAAAGTTAGCAAAGTGTAAATAGTGCAATGAAATAATACAAATGTTATGGTGTGCTTCTTGCTTATGCTGTACTAGTCATTAGCAACTAGTTGAACGATGTTTTTAGCTGAATATGATAAaatgtactccctccgttccaaattgtaggtcgttttggcaaatctagatacatagtttttgtTATGCACCTTGATATATGCTgtgtctagatacatagcaaaaagTATGTTTCTAGATTAGCCAAAACAACCTacaatttggaatggagggaccgagggggtacttatttaaGAAAAGGATAAAATGTGCCAActgggaatataatgtgctgcAATTTTGTTAGTTTCCAATCTTGACTGCTTTATCATTTTTCTTCCCATTTTTTGAGAATATCCATGGCTCTAGAGAACACAAGCATGTCAAGGATTTTCTTTTCCAGGCAATACTGTAAGAAATTTGTTGGTTGATCTTGCTAATCCAAAAAGTGCAGATCATGTGCATCATGTATTTCCTGAGATCAATC
The Panicum hallii strain FIL2 chromosome 6, PHallii_v3.1, whole genome shotgun sequence genome window above contains:
- the LOC112897487 gene encoding histone H2B.1-like isoform X1; this encodes MAPKAEKKPAEEEPTTEKAEKTPAGKKPKAEKRLPAGKSADKDGEKKGKKKVKKSMETYKLYIFKVLKQVHPDIAISSKAMSIMNSFINDVFEKLTAEAAKLARYNKKSTITSREIQTSVCLILPGELAKHAVSEGTKAVTKFTTS
- the LOC112897487 gene encoding histone H2B.4-like isoform X2 — protein: MAPKAEKKPAEEEPTTEKSADKDGEKKGKKKVKKSMETYKLYIFKVLKQVHPDIAISSKAMSIMNSFINDVFEKLTAEAAKLARYNKKSTITSREIQTSVCLILPGELAKHAVSEGTKAVTKFTTS